One genomic region from Quercus robur chromosome 4, dhQueRobu3.1, whole genome shotgun sequence encodes:
- the LOC126721550 gene encoding uncharacterized protein LOC126721550: MQIKDDPSLKWPEKMKGDPNKRNKNKYCRFHRDHGHDMDECYDLKQQIENLIRQGKLRHFVGRDHKDEKLKGKLEESSQPPLGEIRIIVGGNSMGQSSKSKKTYLKVVQNVQLSGRSPRTRSMDEPIISFTDEDAERIHHPHDDAIVITLLIADYTTRRVLVDNGSSADILYYPAFQQMRLGQDQLRPVCSPLIGFGGMKVQPMGTITLPVVVGSYLQQITREVNFLVVDCTSSYNAIIGKPTLNSWKAITSTYHPSIKFPMEYGIGQAQGDQLAARECYLAMMALDEQVQTMSIEERRVVVEPTEVLEDVLL, encoded by the coding sequence gcaaatcaaagacgaTCCTTCTTTAAAATGGCCAGAGAAGATGAAGGGGGATCCTAATAAGCgcaataagaacaaatattgtCGCTTTCACAGGGACCATGGGCATGACATGGATGAGTGTTATGACCTGAAACAGCAAATTGAGAatcttatcagacaaggaaagttgAGGCACTTCGTTGGAAGGGATCATAAAGATGAGAAGTTGAAAGGCAAACTGGAGGAATCATCCCAGCCCCCACTAGGAGAGATAAGGATTATCGTCGGAGGGAACTCGATGGGGCAATCTTCCAAGTCAAAGAAGACGTATCTCAAAGTGGTACAAAACGTCCAGCTCtctggacgatcaccaaggACGAGATCAATGGACGAGCCAATCATTTCCTTCACCGACGAAGATGCTGAGAGGATCCATCACCCGCATGACGATGCGATCGTCATTACACTGCTTATTGCAGATTATACAACCAGGAGAGTGTTAGTTGACAATGGAAGCTCAGCAGACATATTGTACTACCCTGCCTTCCAACAGATGAGGCTTGGACAGGATCAACTTCGTCCAGTTTGCTCACCACTGATAGGATTCGGAGGAATGAAGGTGCAGCCCATGGGTACCATTACATTACCAGTTGTGGTAGGGTCATACCTGCAACAGATAACTAGGGAAGTCAATTTCCTCGTGGTAGACTGTACCTCTTcatacaatgctattattggaaaACCAACTCTTAATAGTTGGAAGGCGATAACCTCTACCTACCATCCATCAATCAAATTCCCTATGGAGTACGGGATAGGGCAAGCACAAGGAGATCAGTTGGCAGCTAGAGAATGCTACTTAGCCATGATGGCTTTGGACGAACAGGTGCAGACAATGAGCATCGAGGAAAGAAGAGTTGTTGTAGAGCCCACGGAAGTATTGGAGGATGTTCTTTTGTAA
- the LOC126721549 gene encoding uncharacterized protein LOC126721549, whose product MKLNPSKYAFGVSSGKFLGFMVSQRGIEANPNKIQAILDMEPPKSIKELQSLTGRVAALNRFVSKATDKCLPFFKVLRKAFEWTDKCQRAFQDLKDYLTTAPLLSPSVQGEELYLYLAVSPHAVSSALIREEGKVQKPVYYTSRALRGAEGRYLLIEKLAFALITASRKLRHYFQAMNKLEAAGRLIQWAVELSEFDIRYQPRNAIKAQALADFIVEFTLSYEDLGEGEYNNKWVVHVDGSSTLYVGGIGVVLQSPEGDKLKYKTRLQYQTTNNDVEYEALLKGLELAKSVEADSILVLGDSQLVIGQVNGTEENVEADILAKEASANEALDELDEVHYMSSIDLPEMMQIEGDGNWMTPIVSYLKDGRLPKEKDEVRKLRVRSARYVLMDEVLYKRGFSQPLLRCLAPDEANYMLREVHEGACGNHSGARSLVHKVIRSGFYWLTIQADAKAYVKVRDQCQRFSNIPRQPAEYLTPMMAPWPFAQWGLDILGPFPTGTRQMKFLVVGIDYFTKWVEAEPLAKITQQNVKNFVWKNIVCRFGVPRVLVSDNGQQFDNTPFREFCEQLGMKNHYSSPSHPQANGQAEVANRSLTTARTPTGETPFKLTYGSEAVIPVEVHMTSHRVRKYQTEENEEQLRLNLNLMDEVRMDAEQRTARYKNLMARQYDAMVKPRHFNIGDLVLKRVTLATRNPAYGKLGPNWEGPYRVINCKRQGSYYLEALDGRRLEHPWNVEHLRKYYQ is encoded by the exons atgaagttgaacccaagCAAGTATGCATTCGGAGTATCGTCGGGAAAGTTTCTGGGGTTCATGGTTTCGCAAAGAGGAATTGAGGCGAATCCAAACAAGATCCAAGCTATATTGGACATGGAGCCACCGAAGAGTATCAAGGAACTCCAATCCCTCACAGGACGAGTTGCCGCTTTGAACAGATTTGTTTCGAAAGCCACAGAcaaatgtttacctttctttaaaGTCCTCAGGAAGGCATTTGAATGGACGGACAAATGTCAAAGGGCCTTCCAAGACCTGAAGGACTATCTCACAACTGCCCCATTATTAAGTCCATCCGTGCAAGGAGAAGAATTGTACCTATACTTAGCGGTGTCCCCACACGCCGTAAGTTCAGCTttaatcagagaagaggggAAAGTACAAAAACCGGTGTACTACACTAGCCGGGCACTCAGAGGAGCAGAGGGAAGGTATCTGCTTATAGAGAAATTGGCTTTTGCACTGATAACGGCTTCTAGGAAGTTAAGACATTACTTCCAA gcaatgaacaagctgGAAGCCGCAGGACGGTTGATTCAGTGGGCAGTGGAACTTAGTGAATTCGACATTCGATACCAACCGAGAAATGCAATAAAGGCTCAAGCCCTAGCAGATTTCATCGTAGAGTTCACTCTGAGTTACGAGGATCTAGGGGAAGGAGAGTACAATAACAAATGGGTCGTCCATGTAGATGGATCGTCTACATTGTATGTTGGAGGAATAGGAGTTGTTTTGCAGTCGCCAGAAGGAGACAAATTAAAGTACAAGACCCGTTTGCAATACCAGACTACTAACAATGATGTggagtatgaagcccttttaAAGGGGTTGGAGTTGGCCAAGTCCGTAGAAGCAGACTCAATACTTGTCTTGGGAGACTCTCAATTGGTCATAGGCCAAGTAAATGGGAC ggaagagaatgTGGAAGCAGATATTCTGGCGAAGGAAGCGTCTGCGAATGAAGCGTTGGACGAGTTGGATGAAGTACACTACATGTCGAGTATAGACCTTCCAGAAATGATGCAGATAGAGGGTGACGGGAATTGGATGACCCCAATAGTGTCGTACTTGAAGGACGGAAGGCTTCCAAAAGAGAAGGACGAAGTTAGGAAGCTCAGGGTCAGATCAGCCAGGTACGTACTCATGGACGAAGTGttatacaaaagaggtttttcTCAACCTCTCTTAAGATGTTTGGCTCCAGACGAAGCAAATTACATGTTGAGGGAGGTTCATGAAGGAGCATGTGGAAACCATTCGGGAGCTAGATCACTCGTCCATAAAGTCATCCGTAGCGGATTCTATTGGCTGACCATCCAAGCTGATGCCAAGGCATATGTCAAAGTACGTGATCAATGTCAACGCTTCAGCAACATTCCCAGACAGCCAGCAGAGTATCTCACGCCAATGATGGCCCCTTGGCCTTTCGCGCAATGGGGACTGGACATTTTGGGGCCCTTTCCAACTGGAACTCGGCAAATGAAGTTTCTGGTGGTAggaatagattacttcacaaaatgggtggaagccgaaCCCTTAGCAAAAATTACGCAACAGAatgtcaagaacttcgtctggaagaacattgtatgcagattCGGGGTACCTAGAGTATTAGTGTCTGACAATGGACAACAGTTTGACAACACACCTTTCAGGGAATTTTGTGAACAGCTTGGAATgaagaaccattactcctcaccctcccacccacAGGCCAATGGCCAGGCAGAAGTAGCtaaccgatcctt AACGACAGCGAGAACTCCAACAGGGGAAACTCCTTTTAAACTAACCTATGGAAGTGAGGCAGTTATACCGGTAGAAGTACACATGACGAGCCACAGGGTGAGGAAGTATCAAactgaagaaaatgaagaacaactCCGTCTTAACCTTAACCTTATGGACGAGGTCAGGATGGATGCAGAACAGAGGACAGCGAGGTACAAAAATCTCATGGCAAGGCAATATGACGCCATGGTGAAGCCTAGGCATTTCAACATCGGGGATCTCGTCCTGAAAAGGGTTACCTTGGCAACAAGAAACCCGGCCTATGGGAAACTtggcccaaattgggaaggaccttatagggtTATCAACTGCAAGAGGCAAGGATCCTATTATTTGGAAGCTTTGGATGGGCGGAGGCTGgaacacccttggaatgttgagcacctCAGGAAATACTATCAATGA